Proteins found in one Flavobacterium channae genomic segment:
- the ccsA gene encoding cytochrome c biogenesis protein CcsA, which yields MEKKILSLLSSTRLMAVLFILFALAMAAGTFIEDAYNTDTARVVVYNTKWFEVIMVFFVINFIGNIKRYQLHKKENWATLILHLSFILIIVGAFVTRYISYEGMMPIREGESANIIYSDKPYLTVFVDGNHEGEMRRKTFEKSLYLAPEVKDDAFLNTFAGNHFSIDEEFSGIPFEVEHEEFILNASETVVPSENGELMIKMVESSGGTRHEHYLKEGEVQNLHNVLFAFNKYTQGAINITKIADAYTIQTPFEGDFMRMADKLQGKVVKDSVQPLMLRSLYNIGGAQFVFPEQAIKGELAFKSNNDFKDKQTDDALKVKIKTQGKEEVITLVGSRGKQGMPQSVKIGDLEFTLFFGSKIYNTPFTVKLDDFIADKYPGTEKSYSAFKSKIEVADSEQGKTFKDSVFMNHILDYRGFRFFQAGFDPDEKGTQLSVSHDFWGTWITYIGYFLLYFGLMAILFTKNSRFTSLKEKLEKVKAKKAGLLSVFLILFSTFTFAQEHNHVPSKDEVLKILKKYEVSADHANEFGKIVIQDGGRMKPINTFSSELLRKVSKSDSYEGMNSDQAFLSMTQYPQYWYSLPIIYLKRGNDSIRNLIGVEKEAKYAPLIAFFDETGNYKLSKFLEDAYKEPVPNQFQKDFIEADKKVNLLYSALSGQILKVFPVPGDKSNKWVSYLEVNQPTGTALDSIKNVMPFYLNALEKASQNNDYKLPSSLLKGLTEYQKKYGKAVMLSESKINSEITYNKYDIFKRLYYLYMTAGVLMLIFCIVQLFNNSKFVKTTINVFHVLIGVFFALHLAGLIVRWYISGHAPWSDAYESMIYVGWATMFFGLAFGRKSKLTVASTAFVTSMILMIAHWNWMDPSIGNLQPVLNSYWLMIHVAVIVASYGPFTLAMVLGLVSLFLMIFTNEKNKAKMKLSIDEITYINEMALTVGLVMLTIGNFLGGQWANESWGRYWGWDPKETWALISIMVYAFVIHARFVPALRGRWIYNVMSVLAFASILMTYFGVNFHLSGLHSYASGEKQNVTYYIYILLGVLIIAALAYFPYKKYYKK from the coding sequence ATGGAGAAAAAAATACTATCCCTTTTATCATCTACTCGATTAATGGCCGTTTTGTTTATTCTTTTTGCATTGGCCATGGCAGCAGGAACTTTTATTGAAGATGCTTATAATACTGATACTGCACGTGTTGTAGTTTACAATACAAAATGGTTTGAAGTTATTATGGTGTTTTTTGTGATTAATTTTATTGGAAATATCAAACGCTATCAATTGCATAAAAAAGAAAATTGGGCAACTTTAATTTTACACCTTTCATTTATTCTAATTATTGTTGGAGCATTTGTGACTCGTTATATTAGTTATGAAGGAATGATGCCAATTCGCGAAGGAGAATCAGCTAATATTATTTATTCAGATAAACCGTATTTGACTGTCTTTGTAGATGGAAATCATGAAGGAGAAATGCGTCGTAAGACATTTGAAAAAAGTTTGTATTTAGCTCCTGAAGTTAAAGATGACGCTTTTTTAAACACATTTGCTGGTAATCATTTTTCAATTGATGAAGAATTTAGTGGAATTCCATTTGAAGTGGAACATGAAGAATTTATTTTGAATGCTTCCGAAACTGTTGTTCCGTCTGAAAATGGCGAATTGATGATAAAAATGGTAGAGTCAAGTGGAGGAACACGCCATGAGCACTACTTAAAAGAAGGCGAAGTTCAAAATTTACACAATGTACTTTTTGCTTTCAATAAATATACACAAGGTGCAATTAATATTACTAAAATTGCTGATGCTTATACTATTCAAACACCTTTTGAAGGAGATTTTATGCGAATGGCAGATAAGTTACAAGGTAAGGTAGTAAAAGATTCTGTTCAGCCATTAATGCTTCGCTCATTGTATAATATTGGAGGTGCTCAGTTTGTATTTCCAGAACAAGCGATTAAAGGAGAATTAGCTTTTAAATCGAATAATGATTTTAAAGACAAGCAAACGGATGATGCTTTAAAGGTTAAAATCAAGACACAAGGAAAAGAAGAAGTTATAACTTTAGTTGGTTCTAGAGGAAAACAAGGAATGCCACAAAGTGTTAAGATTGGCGATTTAGAATTTACGTTGTTCTTTGGAAGTAAAATTTACAACACACCTTTTACAGTAAAATTAGATGATTTTATTGCGGATAAATATCCAGGAACAGAAAAAAGTTATTCGGCTTTTAAAAGTAAAATTGAAGTTGCCGATTCTGAGCAAGGAAAAACTTTCAAAGACAGTGTTTTCATGAATCATATTTTAGATTACAGAGGATTCCGATTTTTTCAAGCAGGATTTGATCCAGATGAAAAAGGAACGCAATTATCGGTTAGTCACGATTTCTGGGGAACTTGGATTACTTATATTGGATATTTCTTGTTGTACTTTGGTTTAATGGCCATTTTGTTTACAAAGAATAGTCGTTTTACAAGTTTAAAAGAAAAATTAGAAAAAGTAAAAGCAAAGAAAGCTGGTTTGTTAAGTGTATTTTTAATTTTGTTCTCAACATTTACATTTGCGCAAGAACACAATCATGTTCCTAGTAAAGATGAAGTTTTAAAAATATTGAAGAAATACGAAGTTTCTGCTGATCACGCTAATGAGTTTGGAAAAATAGTTATTCAAGATGGTGGTCGTATGAAACCTATCAATACGTTTTCATCTGAATTACTTCGTAAAGTATCAAAAAGCGATTCGTATGAAGGAATGAATTCTGACCAAGCTTTTTTATCAATGACTCAATATCCTCAGTATTGGTATTCGTTACCAATTATCTATTTAAAAAGAGGAAATGATAGTATTCGTAATTTAATTGGAGTTGAAAAAGAAGCAAAATATGCACCATTAATTGCGTTTTTTGATGAAACTGGAAACTATAAATTGTCAAAGTTTTTAGAAGATGCTTACAAAGAGCCAGTTCCTAATCAATTTCAAAAAGATTTTATTGAAGCAGATAAAAAAGTAAATCTTTTATATTCGGCTTTAAGCGGACAAATTTTAAAAGTTTTCCCTGTTCCTGGTGATAAATCAAATAAATGGGTATCCTATTTAGAAGTAAATCAACCAACAGGGACTGCTTTGGATTCGATTAAAAACGTAATGCCTTTTTACTTGAATGCATTAGAAAAAGCATCTCAAAACAACGATTACAAATTGCCAAGTAGTTTATTGAAAGGCTTGACAGAATATCAAAAGAAATACGGGAAAGCAGTTATGCTTTCAGAAAGTAAAATCAACTCTGAAATTACTTATAACAAATATGATATTTTCAAGAGATTGTATTATTTGTATATGACGGCTGGAGTTTTAATGTTGATTTTCTGTATAGTTCAATTATTCAATAATTCAAAGTTTGTAAAAACAACAATCAATGTTTTTCATGTGCTAATAGGAGTGTTTTTTGCTCTTCACTTGGCAGGATTAATTGTTAGATGGTACATTTCGGGTCACGCTCCGTGGAGTGATGCATATGAAAGTATGATTTATGTAGGTTGGGCAACTATGTTTTTTGGATTGGCATTTGGAAGAAAATCTAAACTTACTGTAGCATCAACAGCATTTGTAACTTCTATGATTTTGATGATTGCGCATTGGAATTGGATGGATCCATCAATTGGAAACTTACAACCCGTTTTAAATTCGTATTGGTTAATGATTCACGTAGCCGTTATTGTTGCGAGTTACGGACCATTTACATTAGCCATGGTTTTAGGTTTAGTTTCATTATTCTTGATGATTTTCACCAACGAAAAGAACAAAGCAAAAATGAAATTAAGTATAGATGAAATCACCTACATCAACGAAATGGCATTAACCGTAGGTTTGGTTATGTTAACTATAGGAAACTTCCTTGGCGGACAATGGGCAAACGAAAGTTGGGGACGCTATTGGGGGTGGGATCCAAAAGAAACTTGGGCATTAAT